In the genome of Chryseobacterium sp. 52, the window AATTAGAATAAAAAACTTTTTCATTAGGCTGAAAAGCAGTTCCCTGATTTATTATTTCCTCAATAATCTCTTTTTGTGTTGCTTTTTTTGTTAACCATTGGCTGTTGCCTTTTTTTATTACAAAGTTTTGCAGGCCGCTGGTATGTTCCAGAAGGTTTTTGATTGTTATATTTTTAGAATTTGGGATGTCAGGGAAAAAAGAAAAAAGCTTGTCATCTAAATTAATTTTCTTTTCATCAACTAATTTAAATATTAGCGTTGCAGTAATCATTTTAGAAACAGAACCTATACTGTATTTTAGATCTGGTGTTTTTTTTAATGCTGTGGCATCTATTTCCCCAAATGTTCTGTCATAAATTTCTTTGCCATTTTTAAAAATAGAAATACTACCTATATCCTGATTATTTGTTTCTACAAAATTGATTAAGCTATCGATTCTTTTCTTATCTATATTTTGAGAATAGCCTTTTATTGAAAAAAGAATGATGAACAGAATAATATTTTTCATTTTAGTTTTTTATAGTTTATAATGATCAATAAATCATTTAGTTGTTCCTACTTATTTTATTAAGTTAAGAATTTATTGGATAGGCCAAGCTAACTGAGAATTTCAATATTCTTCAAATACTTTTTCCTAAACTCCGATGGAGTTTCATTCGTATGTTGTTTGAATAATTTATTGAAATAGGACAAACTTTCAAAACCTACCTGAAAACAAACCTCTGTTACAGAATAATCTTTCAGCAGAAATATTTTTGCCTGATTGATTCTGTAGTTATTAACGAAATCTGTGAACGTCATATTTGTTTGCTTTTTAAAATAGCGGCAGAAAGCAGGAGTGCTCAGGCTCACAATCTTGGCAATTTCGTTGACGTTTGGCTTTTTATCATAATTTTCATGGATATAATCATAGATTGTTCCCATTCTGATCTTGTCATTCAGGAACCATTTTATTCTTGTATCCTCTTTGTTCAGCTCCTTTACTTCGTCAGAGGCAGCCAGAGTTTGGAGAATTCCAATCAGTCCCATTAAAGAATCAAAAGAGTTCTCATCCTTTATTTCATGAAGTTTTTCAACCACTTTTTTCTTTGTCTCTCCGGAAAATGAAAGCCCTAAATAAGATCTTTCAAGCAGTTTTTTAATATTTTCAAATTCAGGAACAGGGAAAATAATATCCTGAAGAAAGTTCTCTCTCATCTGCAATACCAGCTGTCTGCATTCCGTTTGAATACCGTAATCGAAATTCAGATGGGGTACATTGGAGCCAATCAACAGAAGATCACTTTCCGTAAAACCTGAAATATCCCTTCCCACATGGCGGATTCCATTGACTGCTTCTACATACACCAGTTCTATTTCAGGATGATGATGCCAGAAAAAACAATTCTTTAAAGACGGTGAAAACAGCTTGAAAGACTTTCCGTTTTCAAATTCTATAACTTCTTTCTGAATTTTCATTTTGTTCTCATTTGATTGTTTCTGATTTTAAAATTAAACAAAAAGGTTAATACAGAGCAAATTTTTATCATTTCAAGAGAAGTAAAAACCAATATTTCTTGCGATTTTTGCACTTTCAAAATGAAGATGATCCGTCATTTTTATTTTCAGAAAAAATCATTTACAATTAATTCGAAAAAAGAGCTTACTGATAATGAAGATTGATAAAAGAATAATACCGCTGGCCATTGGTGGTCTGGGAATCGGAACTACGGAATTTACCGTGATGGGACTTCTTCCCGATATTGCCAATACCTTGAAGATTACAATTCCTGAAGCAGGTCACCTGATCTCTGCTTATGCAATGGGGGTCGTGGTCGGAGCTCCGATTCTTATCGGGTATTCTGTGAAATTTCCACCTAAAAAAGTGTTGATGGTTTTAATGATCCTTTTCACTTTATTTAACGGACTTTCTGCGGTTGCTCCTGATTATACCAGCATGTTGATCATCAGATTCATGTCCGGACTTCCTCACGGGGCATTTTTCGGAGTAGGAACTGTAGTGGCATCCCGAATGGCCGGAAAAGGGAAGGAGGCATTTTATATATCCTTAATGTTTACAGGGCTTACAGTAGCTAATCTGATCATGGTTCCGCTCGTTACCTACATCGGACACGCTTATCACTGGAAACTGTATTTTGTGATCGTAGCATTGATCGGACTTTTCGCGATATTGTTCCTGAAATTATGGCTTCCGGCTATAGAATCAAATCAGGATACCCACTTCCTGGAAGAACTGAAATTTCTTAAAAATAAACAGTCCTGGCTGGTTTTAGGAATTACAGCAATTGGATTTGGAGGTCTTTTCACTTGGTTCAGTTATATCACGCCTTTAATGACAATCGTTGCAGGAATCCAAAGCAATCAGATGGCTTATGTCATGGTCCTTGCCGGTGCCGGAATGGTGGTTGGAAATCTTGCCGGAGGATTTATTTCTGACAGACTTGGTCCGGAAAAAACATGTGCATTGCTGATTTTTCTGATGATGATCTCTCTGGCAGGAGTGTTTTTCTTTGCAGAACATCAGAATATAGCACTTATACTGACCTTTGTATGTGGAGCATTATCGATGTCTGTTGCCGCCCCTATTAATATCATGATGATGAAGGCGGCTCCTAAAAGTGAAATGATGGCTGCTGCTTTTATGCAGGCTGCTTTTAATATAGCAAATGCAATGGGTGCATTTTTGGGTGGAATTCCTTTAGAATATGGATTTTCATTCAAATATCCTTCGCTGGTAGGAGTGGGAATGACATTCATAGGTTTGGCGATAAGTTTAAGATACAGGTATCTGTATGGTAAAGAAAATCCTGAAAATAATGATGCAGCCGTAGAATGTGTGCCTTGTGATAAGTAAATTTAAGCTTCATCGGATCAGCTTGTTGATTCCTTGCTTTGCTTCCTGAATGAACGGCTCCAATCATAACGCTTTGCGCAAAAATAAGTCTTGTGATGCAGCTTAAAAACTATTTATAATCAACTCATAAATACAAAAAGAGACTTTGTTCAAATGAATGGACAAAGTCTCTTTTTCTTTATACAATAATGCTATGCTTCTACCTCATTGCCGTTTTTACACCAATAAAGGGCATTGTATAAGTTTTCTTTAGGAAAAGATTTAAACTCTCCCGGCATCAGTACACTGAAAATATCTGTAAAATTCTGCACACCTTCTTTGTCTGTAACAATAGCTGTACGGTTCCATTTTGTGAGATTTTTTAGTCCTAAAAGTAAATCTTCAAGCCATGCTCCCATGGTAAAATTATCCAGATCAGTATCCAAATACAATAGGTAATTCAGTTCGCCAAACTGATCTACTTTTTCTTTTACATGTGGAATGACAAGGTTTTCAAAATCTTCTTTAGTCACTTCTCCCGTTGCATTGAATGCGGCAACATTTTCCGGAGCTTCTGGAATAATCGTTATCATATGTAATTATTTTATGGGGTTGGATTTTAGAACTGGGTACAATAATTGCACCATAAATTGATAAAAAATCGTTAAAATACTTATAAATAGTACTATTTTTAATATAATATTCAATTATGGATTTAAAATCAAACGAACCATTCTGGCTTTTAAAAAATGGACTGACTACTTCTTATCCATCCCTGAAATCGAATGAAAACTGTGATGTTTTGGTCATAGGAGGTGGGATTACGGGAAGTCTGATTGCTCATCAGATGATCAGTGAAGGTTATAAAACAGTCCTGATTGATAAGCGGGAGATCTGTAACGGAAGTACTTCAGCCACAACTTCTATGCTGCAATACGAAATAGATGTTCCTCTTTTTGAGTTAACAGAAATGATAGGAGAGAAGGGAGCTGTGGCAAGTTATAAA includes:
- a CDS encoding MFS transporter, with amino-acid sequence MKIDKRIIPLAIGGLGIGTTEFTVMGLLPDIANTLKITIPEAGHLISAYAMGVVVGAPILIGYSVKFPPKKVLMVLMILFTLFNGLSAVAPDYTSMLIIRFMSGLPHGAFFGVGTVVASRMAGKGKEAFYISLMFTGLTVANLIMVPLVTYIGHAYHWKLYFVIVALIGLFAILFLKLWLPAIESNQDTHFLEELKFLKNKQSWLVLGITAIGFGGLFTWFSYITPLMTIVAGIQSNQMAYVMVLAGAGMVVGNLAGGFISDRLGPEKTCALLIFLMMISLAGVFFFAEHQNIALILTFVCGALSMSVAAPINIMMMKAAPKSEMMAAAFMQAAFNIANAMGAFLGGIPLEYGFSFKYPSLVGVGMTFIGLAISLRYRYLYGKENPENNDAAVECVPCDK
- a CDS encoding AraC family transcriptional regulator; protein product: MKIQKEVIEFENGKSFKLFSPSLKNCFFWHHHPEIELVYVEAVNGIRHVGRDISGFTESDLLLIGSNVPHLNFDYGIQTECRQLVLQMRENFLQDIIFPVPEFENIKKLLERSYLGLSFSGETKKKVVEKLHEIKDENSFDSLMGLIGILQTLAASDEVKELNKEDTRIKWFLNDKIRMGTIYDYIHENYDKKPNVNEIAKIVSLSTPAFCRYFKKQTNMTFTDFVNNYRINQAKIFLLKDYSVTEVCFQVGFESLSYFNKLFKQHTNETPSEFRKKYLKNIEILS
- a CDS encoding STAS/SEC14 domain-containing protein, producing MITIIPEAPENVAAFNATGEVTKEDFENLVIPHVKEKVDQFGELNYLLYLDTDLDNFTMGAWLEDLLLGLKNLTKWNRTAIVTDKEGVQNFTDIFSVLMPGEFKSFPKENLYNALYWCKNGNEVEA